The following are encoded in a window of Mustela nigripes isolate SB6536 chromosome 3, MUSNIG.SB6536, whole genome shotgun sequence genomic DNA:
- the CDK5R2 gene encoding cyclin-dependent kinase 5 activator 2 → MGTVLSLSPASSAKGRRPGGLPEEKKKAPPAGDEALGGYGAPPAGKGGKGESRLKRPSVLISALTWKRLVAASAKKKKGSKKVTPKPASTGPDPLVQQRNRENLLRKGRDPPDGGGANKPLAVPVPTVPAAAATCEPPSGGSAAAPPPGSGGGKPPPPPPPAPQAAPPVPGGSPRRVIVQASTGELLRCLGDFVCRRCYRLKELSPGELVGWFRGVDRSLLLQGWQDQAFITPANLVFVYLLCRESLRGDELASAAELQAAFLTCLYLAYSYMGNEISYPLKPFLVEPDKERFWQRCLRLIQRLSPQMLRLNADPHFFTQVFQDLKNEGEAAAGVGGPPSGGAPAAPASSSAARDSCATGAKHWTMNLDR, encoded by the coding sequence ATGGGCACGGTGCTGTCTCTTTCCCCCGCCTCTTCGGCCAAGGGCCGGAGGCCCGGCGGGCTGcccgaagagaagaagaaagcgCCGCCCGCGGGGGACGAGGCTCTGGGGGGCTACGGGGCGCCGCCAGCAGGCAAGGGCGGCAAAGGCGAGAGCCGACTCAAGCGGCCGTCAGTGCTCATCTCCGCGCTTACCTGGAAGCGCCTGGTGGCCGCGTCCgccaagaagaagaaaggcagcaAGAAGGTGACGCCCAAGCCGGCATCCACTGGCCCCGACCCCCTGGTCCAGCAACGCAACCGCGAGAACCTTCTCCGCAAGGGCCGGGACCCCCCAGACGGCGGCGGCGCCAACAAGCCACTGGCGGTGCCGGTGCCCACCGTGCCGGCGGCCGCCGCCACCTGCGAGCCGCCGTCGGGGGGCAGCGCGGCCGCCCCGCCGCCGGGTTCGGGCGGGGGaaagccgccgccgccgccacccccagcccctcaaGCGGCGCCGCCGGTGCCTGGCGGCTCGCCGCGGCGGGTCATCGTGCAGGCGTCCACCGGCGAGCTGCTGCGCTGCCTGGGCGATTTCGTGTGCCGACGCTGCTACCGCCTCAAGGAGCTGAGCCCGGGCGAGCTGGTGGGCTGGTTCCGCGGAGTGGACCGCTCGCTGCTGCTGCAGGGCTGGCAAGACCAGGCCTTCATTACGCCCGCCAACCTGGTGTTCGTGTACCTGCTGTGCCGCGAGTCGCTGCGCGGGGATGAGCTGGCGTCGGCAGCCGAGCTGCAGGCCGCCTTCCTCACCTGCCTCTACCTCGCCTACTCCTACATGGGCAACGAGATCTCATACCCGCTCAAGCCCTTCCTCGTGGAGCCCGACAAGGAGCGCTTCTGGCAACGCTGCCTGCGCCTCATCCAGCGGCTCAGCCCCCAGATGCTGCGGCTCAACGCCGACCCCCACTTCTTCACGCAGGTCTTTCAAGACCTCAAGAACGAGGGCGAGGCCGCCGCGGGCGTCGGGGGTCCACCCAGCGGGGGGGCGCCCGCGGCCCCCGCCTCCTCCTCGGCCGCCAGGGACAGCTGCGCGACCGGAGCCAAGCACTGGACTATGAACCTGGACCGCTAG